In the Streptomyces formicae genome, one interval contains:
- a CDS encoding PPOX class F420-dependent oxidoreductase has protein sequence MTSTPFSPRALLAGSRLGVLATIKSDGRPQLSPVTPFYDEEAGVLYVSMTEGRAKTANLRRDPRATLEVTGPGGKEWATAEGVATLTGPSRDPHGAEVDALVDYYRRAAGEHPDWDEYRSVMVADRRVLMVMTVDHVYGARLG, from the coding sequence ATGACCTCGACACCCTTCAGCCCGCGCGCCCTCCTCGCCGGGAGCAGGCTCGGCGTGCTCGCCACGATCAAGTCCGACGGCCGCCCGCAGCTCTCGCCCGTCACGCCCTTCTACGACGAGGAGGCGGGCGTCCTCTACGTCTCGATGACCGAGGGGCGGGCCAAGACCGCGAACCTGCGCAGGGACCCCCGGGCCACGCTGGAGGTGACGGGGCCCGGCGGCAAGGAGTGGGCCACCGCCGAGGGCGTCGCCACCCTGACGGGACCTTCTCGGGACCCGCACGGCGCCGAGGTCGACGCACTGGTGGACTACTACCGCCGCGCCGCCGGTGAGCACCCGGACTGGGACGAGTACCGGTCGGTCATGGTGGCCGACCGCAGGGTGCTCATGGTGATGACCGTCGACCACGTCTACGGCGCTCGCCTCGGCTGA
- a CDS encoding M55 family metallopeptidase codes for MKILISADMEGATGVTWPADVLPGTAQWERCRSLFTSDVNAAVLGFFDGGVDEVLINEAHWTMRNLLLEELDERAEMLTGRHKSLSMVEGVQHGDVDGIAFIGYHAGAGMEGVLAHTYLANQITGVWLNGVRASEGLLNARVVAEYGVPVVLVTGDDLACEDALGYAPGALKVAVKDHVSRYAAVCRTPARTAADIRAAAKEAAALAGRGTPAAEGPFTVEVEFDAEHLSMAATVVPGVRRTGERKVAYVSETMYEGIRTFKAVTTIASAAVEEQYG; via the coding sequence ATGAAGATCCTCATCAGCGCCGACATGGAGGGCGCCACGGGAGTGACCTGGCCGGCCGACGTGCTGCCCGGCACCGCTCAATGGGAGCGGTGCCGGTCGCTGTTCACCTCGGACGTCAACGCCGCCGTGCTCGGCTTCTTCGACGGCGGCGTCGACGAGGTGCTCATCAACGAGGCGCACTGGACCATGCGCAATCTGCTCCTCGAAGAGCTGGACGAACGGGCCGAGATGCTCACCGGGCGGCACAAGTCGCTGTCCATGGTGGAGGGCGTGCAGCACGGTGACGTGGACGGCATCGCGTTCATCGGCTACCACGCGGGCGCGGGCATGGAGGGCGTCCTCGCGCACACCTACCTGGCCAACCAGATCACCGGCGTGTGGCTCAACGGCGTGCGCGCCAGCGAGGGGCTCCTGAACGCGCGCGTCGTCGCCGAGTACGGCGTGCCCGTCGTGCTCGTCACCGGCGACGACCTGGCCTGCGAGGACGCGCTCGGCTACGCGCCCGGCGCGCTGAAGGTCGCCGTCAAGGACCACGTCTCGCGGTACGCGGCGGTCTGCCGCACCCCGGCCCGCACCGCCGCCGACATCAGGGCGGCGGCGAAGGAGGCGGCCGCGCTCGCCGGACGCGGGACACCGGCCGCCGAAGGGCCGTTCACCGTGGAGGTCGAGTTCGACGCGGAACACCTGTCGATGGCGGCGACCGTGGTACCCGGTGTGCGCCGTACGGGGGAGCGCAAGGTCGCCTACGTCAGCGAGACGATGTACGAGGGGATCCGTACCTTCAAGGCGGTTACCACGATCGCCTCTGCCGCCGTGGAGGAGCAGTATGGCTGA
- a CDS encoding MerR family transcriptional regulator, with amino-acid sequence MLIGELSRRTGVHAHQLRYYEAQGLLTPDRGSNGYRDYGDDAVLTVRQIRSLLEAGLSTQEIAYMLPCAVGSGPDFYFCPDLLDVLRGRLRGLDDTIDTLTRSRDVLHDFIEATERRAA; translated from the coding sequence GTGCTGATCGGAGAACTGAGCAGACGGACCGGAGTGCACGCGCACCAACTGCGGTACTACGAGGCCCAGGGCCTGCTCACACCCGACCGGGGCAGCAACGGCTACCGCGACTACGGCGACGACGCCGTGCTGACCGTGCGGCAGATCAGGAGCCTGCTCGAAGCCGGTCTCTCGACGCAGGAGATCGCGTACATGCTGCCCTGCGCCGTGGGTTCGGGCCCGGACTTCTACTTCTGCCCCGACCTGCTCGACGTGCTCCGGGGGCGCCTGCGCGGGCTCGACGACACCATCGACACGCTGACCCGCTCGCGCGACGTCCTCCACGACTTCATCGAAGCGACCGAGCGGCGGGCGGCCTAG
- a CDS encoding agmatine deiminase family protein, protein MRRFLPSRRSALRTTAGIGAVVLGASACGPGDSVAGASPAGDEDAATEGRRMGAEWESHARTFMSWPALESVWEDDLRYVREDIARIARAVAEYEYVVMMARPDQLKAAQKACGRDVEVIPLAVDDLWARDTVPVFVEDDGKVTGIDFNFNGWGDKQEHGNDGQVGRKLLAEYDIPRKKAPLVAEGGSFETDGEGTLLITESSIVNDNRNRGKSRDQIEDELKRTLGIKKVIWLAGVRGQDITDAHVDSLVRFTAPGVVLLDRAHPDTPADSWSRAADQAKSVLSKATDAKGRPFEIIDLPQPDLYEITGEGDDFVSTYANFYVANGSVFLPEFGDRKADKRAKSMLQEHFPKRDVVQINIDTIASGGGGIHCSTHDEPGKPVD, encoded by the coding sequence GTGCGCCGCTTCCTCCCCTCCCGCCGTTCCGCCCTGCGTACGACCGCCGGAATCGGCGCCGTCGTCCTGGGCGCCTCGGCCTGCGGCCCCGGCGACTCCGTGGCCGGTGCGAGCCCCGCGGGCGACGAGGACGCGGCGACCGAGGGACGCCGGATGGGCGCCGAGTGGGAGAGCCACGCGCGCACCTTCATGTCGTGGCCCGCCCTGGAGTCGGTGTGGGAGGACGACCTCCGCTACGTACGCGAGGACATCGCCCGCATCGCCCGTGCCGTCGCGGAGTACGAGTACGTCGTGATGATGGCGAGGCCCGACCAGCTGAAGGCCGCCCAGAAGGCGTGCGGACGCGACGTCGAGGTCATCCCGCTGGCCGTGGACGACCTGTGGGCCCGCGACACCGTGCCGGTGTTCGTGGAGGACGACGGCAAGGTCACCGGCATCGACTTCAACTTCAACGGGTGGGGCGACAAGCAGGAGCACGGCAACGACGGCCAGGTGGGCCGCAAGCTCCTGGCCGAGTACGACATCCCCCGCAAGAAGGCCCCGCTGGTCGCCGAGGGCGGCTCGTTCGAGACCGACGGCGAGGGCACGCTCCTGATCACCGAGAGCTCGATCGTCAACGACAACCGCAACCGCGGCAAGAGCCGGGACCAGATCGAGGACGAGCTCAAGCGGACGCTCGGGATCAAGAAGGTCATCTGGCTGGCCGGTGTGCGCGGGCAGGACATCACCGACGCGCACGTGGACAGCCTCGTACGCTTCACCGCGCCCGGCGTGGTGCTCCTGGACCGGGCGCACCCCGACACGCCCGCCGACTCCTGGTCGCGCGCCGCCGACCAGGCGAAGTCCGTGCTGAGCAAGGCGACCGACGCCAAGGGCAGGCCCTTCGAGATCATCGACCTGCCGCAGCCCGACCTGTACGAGATCACCGGCGAGGGCGACGACTTCGTGTCGACGTACGCCAACTTCTACGTCGCCAACGGCTCGGTGTTCCTCCCCGAGTTCGGCGACCGCAAGGCCGACAAGCGGGCGAAGAGCATGCTCCAGGAGCACTTCCCCAAGCGCGACGTGGTGCAGATCAACATCGACACCATCGCCTCCGGTGGCGGCGGCATCCACTGCTCCACGCACGACGAGCCGGGCAAGCCGGTCGACTGA
- a CDS encoding M20/M25/M40 family metallo-hydrolase, producing MADQQQAQEQDSDPSVDARALDEVVTFTSDLIRIDTTNRGSGDCRERPAAEYAAERLADVGLAPTLLERTPGRTNVVARIEGTDPSADALLVHGHLDVVPAEAADWSVDPFSGEVRDGVVWGRGAIDMKNMDAMILSVVRGWARAGVRPRRDIVIAFTADEEASAEDGSGFLADRHAALFEGCTEGISESGAFTFHDGRGNRIYPIAAGERGTGWLKLTARGTAGHGSKVNRANAVSRLAAAVTRIGEYRWPVRLTPTVRASLVELATLYGLETDPEAPGFDVDALLEKLGPTAALVEPTVRNSANPTMLQSGYKVNVVPGEAVAYVDGRFLPGGEEEFRSTLDRLTGPDVDWEFHHREVALQAPVDSPTYAKMRAAVEEFAPEGHVVPYCMSGGTDAKQFSRLGITGYGFSPLRTPEDFDYQALFHGVDERVPVDALHFGVRVLDRYLRTA from the coding sequence ATGGCTGACCAGCAGCAGGCCCAGGAGCAGGACAGCGACCCCTCGGTGGACGCCCGCGCCCTCGACGAGGTCGTGACGTTCACCTCCGACCTGATCCGCATCGACACCACCAACCGGGGCAGCGGCGACTGCCGCGAACGGCCCGCCGCCGAGTACGCCGCCGAGCGTCTCGCCGACGTCGGCCTGGCCCCCACCCTCCTGGAGCGCACCCCGGGACGCACCAACGTCGTCGCCCGCATCGAGGGCACCGACCCGTCGGCCGACGCGCTGCTCGTCCACGGCCACCTGGACGTGGTGCCCGCGGAGGCCGCCGACTGGAGCGTGGACCCCTTCTCCGGGGAGGTCCGCGACGGCGTCGTCTGGGGCCGCGGCGCGATCGACATGAAGAACATGGACGCGATGATCCTCTCCGTCGTACGGGGGTGGGCGCGCGCCGGTGTGCGGCCCAGGCGCGACATCGTGATCGCCTTCACCGCCGACGAGGAGGCCAGTGCCGAGGACGGCTCCGGCTTCCTCGCCGACCGGCACGCCGCGCTCTTCGAGGGCTGCACGGAAGGCATCAGCGAGTCGGGGGCCTTCACCTTCCACGACGGGCGTGGCAACCGGATCTACCCCATCGCGGCGGGCGAGCGCGGCACCGGCTGGCTCAAGCTCACCGCGCGCGGCACCGCGGGCCACGGCTCGAAGGTCAACCGGGCCAACGCCGTGAGCAGGCTCGCCGCCGCCGTCACCCGCATCGGGGAGTACCGCTGGCCGGTGCGGCTCACCCCGACCGTGCGCGCCTCGCTCGTCGAACTCGCCACGCTCTACGGCCTGGAGACCGACCCGGAGGCGCCCGGATTCGACGTGGACGCACTGCTCGAGAAGCTCGGTCCGACCGCCGCGCTCGTCGAGCCGACCGTCCGCAACAGCGCCAACCCGACGATGCTGCAGTCGGGTTACAAGGTGAATGTGGTCCCCGGGGAAGCGGTGGCCTATGTCGACGGCCGCTTTCTGCCCGGCGGCGAGGAAGAGTTCCGCAGCACGCTTGACCGGCTCACGGGCCCTGACGTCGACTGGGAGTTCCACCACCGCGAGGTGGCGCTGCAGGCGCCGGTCGACTCGCCGACGTACGCGAAGATGCGCGCGGCCGTCGAGGAGTTCGCGCCCGAGGGACACGTCGTGCCGTACTGCATGTCGGGCGGCACGGACGCCAAGCAGTTCTCGAGGCTCGGCATCACCGGCTACGGCTTCTCGCCGCTGAGGACACCGGAGGACTTCGACTACCAGGCGCTCTTCCACGGAGTCGACGAACGCGTCCCCGTCGACGCGCTGCACTTCGGCGTCCGTGTCCTCGACCGCTATCTGCGCACGGCCTAG
- a CDS encoding NAD(P)-binding domain-containing protein: MRNHETEQTPVTVIGLGLMGQALAGAFLRAGHPTTVWNRTTAKTERLVADGAKSAGSVAEAVAASPLVVVCVSDYDAVHALLDPLDDTALRGRTLVNLTSGTSSQARDSGAWAGDLGADYLDGAIMAGPAAIGTADAVVLLSGPKSAFDPHATALGSLGAGTTFLGADHGLASLYDAAGLVMMWSILNGFLQGAALLGTAGVDATTFAPFITQGIGTVADWLPGYARQIDDGAYPADDAAIDTHLATMEHLIHESEFLGVNAELPRFIKALADRAVAEGHGGSGYPALIEQFRKHSGIRTHSGK; this comes from the coding sequence ATGCGGAACCACGAGACCGAGCAGACCCCGGTGACCGTCATCGGCCTGGGCCTCATGGGCCAGGCACTCGCCGGGGCGTTCCTGCGCGCGGGACACCCCACGACCGTATGGAACCGGACGACGGCGAAGACCGAACGGCTCGTCGCCGACGGCGCGAAGAGCGCGGGATCGGTCGCCGAAGCGGTCGCGGCCAGTCCGCTCGTGGTCGTCTGCGTCTCGGACTACGACGCCGTGCACGCGCTCCTCGACCCGCTCGACGACACGGCCCTGCGGGGACGCACCCTGGTGAACCTGACCTCGGGCACCTCCAGCCAGGCCCGCGACAGCGGCGCGTGGGCCGGTGACCTGGGCGCCGACTACCTCGACGGCGCGATCATGGCCGGACCCGCCGCGATCGGCACGGCGGACGCCGTCGTCCTGCTGAGCGGGCCGAAGTCGGCCTTCGACCCGCACGCGACCGCCCTCGGCTCCCTCGGCGCGGGAACGACGTTCCTCGGCGCCGACCACGGCCTCGCCTCCCTGTACGACGCGGCGGGCCTCGTCATGATGTGGAGCATCCTCAACGGCTTCCTGCAAGGTGCCGCGCTGCTCGGCACGGCAGGGGTGGACGCCACGACGTTCGCCCCCTTCATCACGCAGGGAATAGGAACCGTCGCCGACTGGTTGCCCGGCTACGCGCGACAGATCGACGACGGCGCGTACCCCGCCGACGACGCCGCCATCGACACCCATCTGGCCACGATGGAACACCTCATCCACGAGAGCGAGTTCCTCGGAGTGAACGCCGAACTCCCCAGGTTCATCAAGGCCCTTGCCGACCGGGCGGTGGCCGAAGGGCACGGTGGCAGCGGCTATCCGGCGCTGATCGAACAGTTCCGTAAGCACTCAGGGATCCGCACGCACTCAGGGAAGTGA